AGGAATTGTTAATATTTCAAATAGCAGTTCCACATTGAATGTAAGAAATGGGGCGGCTACATCCTTTAGCGTTATAGGAGGATTAAAGAAAGGTCAATCCGTTTCTATAGTAGGATCAGTTGGAAGTTGGTACAAAATTAAATATAATTCTTCTTACGGATATGTGAGTTCTTCTTTTATAAACGCAAGTTCACAATCTAGTACTAGTAGTCATCCTTCTTCTAATTCGGAAGCACAATATTTATCTCCAGCTTCTGCAAAATCAGGTTATGTCAAGCTTAATGACAGTGGATCATCTTTAAACTTAAGAACATCTCCTGGAGGTTCTGTAATAGGCTCACTTGCTAATGGTACCGCTGTAAATATACTAGGAACTAGCGGAAGCTGGTATAAGGTAACTGCAAACGGAAAATCAGGATATGTTTCTTCTAGCTACATAAGCAATTCACAGTCCATAGTAACAACTGCTGCAAAAGTTCAGTCTACAACTTTGAAAACTGGTACTGTAACATTAAGTAATAAGTCTTCGGTATTAAACTTACGAAATAATCCCTGGACTGGTCGTATTATATCCACTCTATCTTCTGGAACCAAAGTAACCATAACAGGCACGGATGGACGTTGGTATAAAGTAACTGTTGGTTCTTTAACAGGATATGTTCATTCAGATTACATAAAATAAATAAAAAATAATATTGTGTAGAAATTTCTACACAATATTATTTTTTATTGCCAAAAAACATTACTTTTCTTTATTTATCTTCATTTTCATTTTAATATTTAATTTATCCATTAAATATTTTTTATTTGTTCCATCATCAGGAAAAATAACATAGCTGCATTTAAGATCGTATTCTCTATACTTTTCATTCATAATTTTTATTTTATTGTAAATATGTTCCATTTCATGAACAATTGAAACAATTTTTCTATAATTGCAGTCTGGAACTACACTTATAAAAGTAGATAATCCATATTTTTCAAATAAATCTGGTACCTTAAAAAGACTTCTCAACTTTTCATAAACTAAATCAAGTAAAATAAGGTAACTATCCTTTACTTCTATTTTCTCATCTTGTTCTGTATAATATTTTTTTATTAAGCTTACCATGATAATTGAAAGCTTTTTATTTTGTGCCCCACATTTTTCAATTTGTCTGGCAATATACTCTTGAAAATTCAAATATACTATTTCTTCTGGTCTATCTGAATTTCTAGTAGATTTTATGAGTTTCGTTATTCTTTTAACTAAATTTTTACTATTGAAAGGTTTTAATATATACTCTGAAGTACCTTCTTTTATACCTTTTATAAATGCTTCTCTAGAATTTAATTTTGTAAGTATCATTACAGGAATGTTTAATTTTTTAGCCTTTATCTTTTTAAGTACTTCAAATCCATCTTCAGTGCTTAATCCCACCTCAAGTATTATCAAATTTATTTCTTCCTTTTTATCATATAACCTATTAAAGAACTCAAAGGAATTTCCACATTCATATACCCCAATACCCGCATCTTCTAATACACGTCTCACCCTATATCTTACATATATCATATCATCTAATATTATAACTTTGTTCATAATTATTCATCCTATAACATCAATATTTTAACCATCCCTTTTACTAAAATTAATTTTTTCCATATTCTATTTATCGTCCACTACTACTATTATTTTATATGTATATTACACTAAAGGTTCATTTCTCATATCATTCCACCGTCTACGGTTATTATCTGTCCTGTTATATATGCGGATGAATCGCCTGCCAAAAAGCATACAGTTTTGGCTATGTCTTCACATTGTCCAAATTTGCCCATAGGTATATCTTCCATTAAGTTTTTCTTCTCATCTTCTTTTAACCAGGAGTTCATTTCCGTATCAATTACCCCTGGTGCAACTGCATTTACCCTTATGTTCGAAGGTGCCATTTCCTTCGCAATAGATTTTGTAAAAAGATTTATAGCTCCTTTAGATGCAGAATAAATGGATTCACAAGCAGCACCTACATTTCCCCACATAGAAGAAATATTTATTATGGATCCTGATTTTTTAGAAATCATATGTTTTAATACAGAGTGCGTACAATTAAGTACTCCCTTTAAATTCACATCTATAATAGAATTCCACTCATCTTCTTTCATATCTATAAAAAGTCCTATTTTAGAAATTCCTGCATTATTAACAAGTATATCTACTCTTCCCATTTTACTTAAGGTACCTTGTACCATCCTTTCAGCATTACTATATAAACTAACATCTCCTTGTACTACCATTCCTACGGAACCAGCTTGTTTTACCATATCTAAAGTTTGATAAGCCCCTTTTTCATCTTTTTTATAATTTATTACTACATTTGCACCGCATTTTGCTAAATTTACAGCAACACTTCTTCCTATTCCTCTGGAAGCTCCTGTTACTATTGCTACTTTCCCGCCTAAATTTTCCATATAAATTTCACACTTCCTATATTAACATAAAATTTACTTTTCAATTAATATTATACATTAAATTTACTTAAAATGTGAAGAAGCTCCTCAGATCCACTTGCATTTCTCATAGTATACAAAGATATTGCCCTATTTTCATTTGCTATTTCATCTATATTCTCTGATATATCTGCAGATGCCTTAGTTCCATTATTTGACGAGTCTACTATAATACACATTATTTTAGTTATTACTAAAAAAGATTCATCTATATTTTCCATAAGCCCACAAAACTTTTTTAATACAGATTCAAATCTCAATCCATCCTTTTCATAATCTTTGCTTATGTCCACCATTTTTCTGTAATCCGACAAAATATTTTCCTCTAAAATTTTCAATATACTCTCCGCTGATAGGGCTAGTTTCTCTACAGATTTTAAAGCATTTTTTACATTTAATTGTATATTACCTACCATATCAGAAGATTGCATAGCTAATTTTCTTACCTCTTCTGCCACCACCATAAATCCCATGCCATATTCACCAGCCCTTGCAGCTTCTATATTGGCATTTAATGCTAATATATTTGTTCTATTTGATATAGTTTTTATTTCTTCAGCCATTATAGAAATATTTTTTACTACTTTCACATTTTCCAGTGCATCTCTTAATTCATCACTATACTGTGTATAATAATTTTCAAAGTCATGTTTTGAGCTTTCCGTATTTTTTTTAATATTTAAAGCCCTTTCCCTTATGTTTTTTGCAAGATCCAGACCTTGATTTGCCTCTTTTGCTGAGTTTTTTATTTCATACTTTACATTTGATATCTTTTGGTTAACTTCTTCTATAGAAGATAAGTTTTCCTGCATATTAGAACATATTTGTGAAGATTCATCTGAAACCAATTTTATTTCCGAATGGGATTTTTCAAACATTTTATTTACATTATCCGCAGCTTCCAAAGCTTCTCCACTTTTTAGTTTTACTTGTTCTATAATATACTCTATTTCATTCATTGCATAGTTTAATGCTGAAGCCGTATCTCCAAATTCATCTCTTTTGTCAATTTGTATTCTGTAGTTTAAATTAAACTTTGATAACTCCAGGGCATACTTTCTTATTTTATGCAGTGGTTTTTTTATAGTCCCAGCTATAAATAACCCTATAAAGAATCCTATCATAATAAATAGAACAGTTATCATAATTATTTTGTATTTTAACATATTTACTTCACTAAATATTTCACTCTTATCTATAGTAAGCCCCAATGACCAATTTGAATCAGCTATTGGTGCATAGGCCATAAACATATCTTCATTATCTTTTTTATAGTATCCCGAGCCACTTTTACCCATTATCATATTTCTTTCTAAAATCGCCAGTTCATTTAAAGAATGATCTTTTTTTTCATCTTCTATAGTATTATCTTTATTTAGCACCAGTTTCAAATCCTTATGTGCTACCTTAACCCCTTCCTTATTTATTATAAAGCAGTATCCGCTTTTACCCAGCTTTTCATTTTGAACTAATTTATTTAAACTTTCCATACTTACATTTGAAAATAATACTCCTACAATTTTTTCATAAGAATCTTTTATTGGAACTGCCACCGCCATTATCTGCTGCCCATCTGTATTCATCACTGGATCTGAAATCGATATTTTCCCACTTAACGCATTTTTAAGGTAATAATTCTTGGTATCCTCTAAATTAGCTCTAGTCTTTTCACCAGTTTGCATATAAATCATACCACTTGAATCCATCACATTTAAGTTCACATATCCTAATTGTTTTGCTCTCATCTTAAGAAGAGATATCTGCATTGAAGTATTCATTGATTTTATAATGTCATTTGATGCTAACTCTTCAATTGCTTTAACGTCCTGTTTTAAAGTCGCATCTATGAGTTTAGAAGATTCTACTGCCCTACTTTCAAGCGAAGATTTTATACTATCTTCCATAGCTCTATAAGCACTGTAATAAGATGTCAATCCTAATATACTGCATATGAATATTATAAGTATTCCAATCTCACAAACTATTTTTACTCCCACACTATTAAAAAAAGATAGATTAAACTTTTTCTCCTTACCAAAAGATAACTTTGAGATGTTTAAATGTAGTTTTTTTAACATAAAATTCCTCCAACATATAAATTTGCATCAATTATATGTTTTATTTTAATATGGTATTTTTAAGTTAATGTTAAATAAAACTTTTTTTAACATCAACTTAACTTATGACATTCATTAAGTGAAATTTGCAATAATATATTTGAATTGGCTTTTTTAATATGATATAATTGTGATAATTTAAAAGGGTCGGATGAAAATAATGGGATTAAACTTTTAAACCGTTATTAGACGAACCTCTGGAGAGACTCTTATGAGCACCGAAGGGGAAAGCCAAAGTTGGGTGAAACTCTCAGGTACAAGGGACAGAGGATTTTATACAAAATAATAATTATTGAGTAAATTAATAGTTATTGTTTAAAATCTTATTTTCCAGAGACTAATTTAATTTGGTCTTTTTTTTTATAATTGCTAATAATAGAATTAATCAATACAAACTATTTAAAGGAGATGGATTATAAAATGAAATCATTTATAACCGTGCTTGGAGAAGACAAAACAGGTATTATTTACAAGGTAACTTCCGTACTATTTGAAAATAACATAAATATTTTAGACATAAACCAAACTCTCATAGAAGGCTATTTTACAATGGTAATGCTAGTTGATTTATCAAAAATGAAAACAGATTTTGTAGAACTAAAGAATGACCTTGAAAATAAAGCTAAAGAAATAGGAGTTGTCATTAAGCTTCAACGAGAAGACATATTTACTTCTATGCACCAAATTTAAACTAAGGAGTTGAGTTAAATGATAAATACTAAAGACATTATGGAAACCATAAACATGATTGACAAAGAAAATCTAGACATAAGAACCATAACTATGGGTATCTCGCTTTTAGATTGTATAGATAGTGATGGCAAAAAAGCAAGAACTAAAATTTACGATAAAATAACTAAGCAGGCCGAAAACCTAGTAAAAACCGCCAAAGAGATTGAAACAGAATATGGTATACCCATAATACATAAAAGAGTATCCGTTACACCTATTTCACTCATAGCCCAAGCAAGTTCTGATAAAAGCTATGTAGAATATGCCAAAATTTTAGATAAAGCTACCCAAACTTTAGGTATTGACTTTATTGGAGGTTTTTCCGCACTTGTACATAAAGGTTATACTAAAGGTGACAAAATACTTATAGAGTCCATACCAGAATCCCTAGCTGTCACTGAAAAAGTCTGTTCTTCTGTAAATGTAGGAACTACAAAAGCAGGAATAAACATGGATGCAGTAAAGGACATGGGAAGAATAGTAAAGGAAACTGCCTATCTCACTAGAGAAAATGAGAGTATAGGTTGTGCAAAATTAGTAATATTTTCAAACGCAGTAGAAGATAACCCTTTCATGGCAGGAGCATTTCATGGAGTTGGAGAAGCTGATTCCATAATAAACGTAGGTGTTAGTGGTCCTGGCGTTGTAAAATGTGCTCTAGAAGAAGTTAAGGGGCAAAATTTCAATGTAGTTGCAGAAACAATAAAAAAGACAGCTTTTAAAATAACAAGAATGGGGCAATTAGTTGCTGGAGAGGCTTCAAAAATATTACACGTTCCTTTTGGTATAGTAGATTTATCACTGGCACCTACACCTGCTGTAGGAGACAGTGTTGCGCGAGTTCTTGAGGAAATGGGCCTTGAAAGCTGTGGATGTCCAGGTACTACTGCTGCTCTAGCGTTATTAAATGATGCAGTCAAAAAAGGAGGCATAATGGCAGCATCTCAAGTTGGAGGATTAAGTGGTGCATTTATACCTGTAAGTGAGGATGAAGGTATGATAAGTGCAGTAAATTCAGGTGCTCTTAACCTTGAAAAATTAGAAGCAATGACTTGTGTATGTTCTGTAGGTCTTGATATGATAGGTATACCTGGTGATACTCCTGAATCCACTATATCTGCCATAATAGCAGATGAATCTGCTATTGGAATGATTAATAATAAAACAACTGCTGTAAGAGTAATCCCTGTGTACGGAAAAAATATCGGAGATGAAGCAAATTTTGGGGGACTTCTGGGGAAAGCACCAATAATGCCTGTAAGTAAATTTTCAAGTGAAAATTTTATAGCTAGAGGTGGAAGAATTCCTGCTCCAATTCACAGCTTTAAAAATTAGATTTTCCACTTAGAAGCCTCATATGTTCCATATATTGAATGCAAATTTAAATATAGGTATAAATAAAATTAAATTTTGCTATAAACATGTTTAGAAATACAATAATACTACGATAACATATACATAGTTACTATATATTGCTATTCTAATGATTTATATGAGGTGAGATAGTATGTTGTCAAAAAAGAAATTAGTTCGAATAAGTGAATTAAAACCAGGAATGATATCAGCAAGTGATATAACCTTTGAAAATAAAATGCTGTTAGCTAAAGATATTGCAATTACGGAATCGGCTATAGAAAAGCTAAAACAAAATATTATTGTTGACGAAGTAGAAATTTATGTAGAAGATACTTCGGAAGATCCTTTAACTGCTAAAATTGAAACTGTAGAGGAACTTGAGAATACTTTTAATGAATTTTCTTATAACTTGGAAAATATATTTGATACCATTTCTAATTTAAAAGCTCCTGAAATAAAGGAAGTAAGAACTTTTTCAGAAAAAATACAGGAAGAGTTTAATTCTACAGGATTAGTTATTAAAAATATAGTATTCCATGGAAGTGGCAATGATACCATTTACAGACACAGCGTAAACGTAGCAGCCGTAAGTTTTATACTTGGAAAATGGTTGGGATTTAGCAAAAGGGATATAAATTTATTGACTTACTCAGCCGTATTACATGACTTTGGGAAAATAAAGATAAGTAAAGATATTATAAATAAAGAGGGAAATCTCACCCCAGAAGAATACAAAGTTTTCAAAACTCACCCTGCCATAGGTTATAATTTTGTAAAAGAAATCCCCTATTTAGATTCTTCAGTAAGTTATGGTGTATTAATGCATCATGAGAGAATGGATGGCTCTGGATATCCACTAGGTATTAAAGAAGATAAAATTCATAAATTTGCTAGAGTAATAGCTATTGCAGATTTGTTTGATGATTTAAGTTCCAATAGATATTGTAAAGAACTAAGTGGCCCTTTTGAAGCTTTAGAAATTATTCAACAGCAAAGTCTTGGAAAACTGGATTGTCAATATTGCACTATGTTTTTAAATCACATAGTAAATTACTATATGGGTGAAAATGTACTTTTAAATAATGAGCAATGCTGTAAAGTTATCCAGGTTAACATGAATGATTTGAAAAATCCTCTTTTACTTGATGACAGTGGATTCCTTGACTTAAAAAAAGAAAAAGATTTATATGTTAAAAAACTGGTTATTTAATAACCAGTTTTTTGCTCACTTTTTATAACATTTTGTTTTACAGTTGTATACATTTACTAATAATTAGCCTCAGTTCCATATAATAATCACTAAATCCTTGCTTTTTATATACGATATAGTATTATAGACTATGGTTTAATTACTTTTTAGCAAACCATTATTACATTATATAACATAGGAGGATATATTTATGATAAGATTTACCGATAATGATAAAATTGACTTAGATTCATTGGAAATACAGGATGTTTTAGATATTAGCACACTTCAAAAGTTCCAGGATAACTTTGCTGATAGTATGAATATTGCAAGCGTTACAGTTGACAAAAACGGGAACCCTGTAACAAAACCAAGCTCTTACACTGACTTTTGTTTAAATCTCACCCAGTCAACTTCCAAAGGAACTTCCCGCTGTGCAGAGTCACACCGTAGGGGAGGTTCAGAAGCAACAAGGCTTGGCAAACCGTATATTTATACTTGCCATGCGGGTTTGATTGATTTTGCTGCTCCTATAATAATAGAAGGTAAATCAATAGGAACAATACTTGGTGGACAAGTTGCTTATTCTAAGGTAGATGAATCAGTCGTTCGAAAAAATGCCGCAGAAATGGATATAAATGCTGATAGATATGTAGATGCATCAAACAAAGTCTATACAGTAAGTGAAAAAAGCGTAAGAGCAGCTGCTGAAGTTTTATTTATCGTGGCAAATTCACTTTCTAAAATAGGTTATGAGGCACTTTTACTTGGTGTATCTACTAAAAATTTATCTGAAAACTTTGGTCAAATTTCAGCAACTATGGAAGAATTAGCTGCTTCAGCTGTAAATGTAAGTAACAATCAACATCTTTTAAATGAGGAAATAAGCAGAGTGAAAAATATATCTATGGATATAAATTCTATATTGAATTCCATAAAAAGTATTGCAGATCAAACAAAAATGCTTGGTTTAAATGCTTCTATAGAAGCAGCTAGAGCTGGAGAAGCTGGAAAAGGATTTAGTGTAGTAGCTGCAGAAATAAGGAAACTATCTCAGGATTCTAAAGAAACTGCTTCTAAAATAACAGACCTTACTAAAAAAATACAGGAATCTGTAGATAAGGCAATAGAAACTTCTAACGCAACTTTTGAAACTACAGAACAACAGACATCTGCAATAGAAGAAGTATCTGCTAATGTTCAAGAAGTTTCCGTAGTAGCAGATACCTTAAGTAACATAGCAAATAAAAAGTAGTTAAGAATTAATAGTTAAGAATTAATAGTTATGGATGCTTTTCTTCCGCTTTTCACTATTAATTCTTAACTCAATTTTTAACTTTCAATTATTGATGTGTATAGGTTACTGGATTTTTATTTGAATCTTATGATTGCTTTTTTGAAATTTATAGCATACATCATTTCTCAACTTTTCATGAAACTTTAATGCATTACCTCCTATAGTACATACAAGAACATAACGTTCCAATTTCATGCCTCCTTTCAATGCAAATGTTTCCTATATATTTTCACCATATTTAAAATTCAAATACCTAATTTTATTTTTTGGTCAGCGCTTTACTATAGTTAAAATTAAACTTATTAGAAATGTTATTGCAGAAAGCAGTACAGCTAAACTCAAAAAAACTGTTATGAGAACATTATATTTAACTATGTTTTCAATAGATAAATATTTTGTCCACCCAAGAACATTAAGCATTAACAATACTAAAAATATAGTAATTAATCCTCCTGAAGCTCCTCTAATATCTGCATAACTCAATGATATATGAGAACATATACAGATTGCTATAAATAAAAATATGTAAAAGTATATATTCTGAAAATTAGCAGGAGAAAATATAGTTTTCACTAAGACTTTATACATACTTAACATATGTATAGCTGCAGCTTTATTTATAACAGTTACATGGGAATTTACCTTTAAAATACTTATAAATTCATCATAAGCTCTAGGTATCATAAAATGCAGTAGCGCAACCACAGACAAGATACCTCCAAATATAGGTGCCGTTCCTATAAAAAAGTTTCCTACCTGCTGGTATATACTATTTTGATTATAACTGTGCTCTACATATCCCATTACCCCATTTTCATCAGGTTTTTGCAAAAGCTTTATGGCAGTTATTTTGTGTCCAAAAATAGCTGCAAATATTGCATGACTTATTTCATGTACTGGAACCCCTATAAAGCCCGTTATCATTATGGATTTCATGCCAAAACTTCTAGCAAAATTTTTTATAGTGTAGTTTCTCATAACCCCAAGTAACATTCCAACTAGTATTATTATACCTGTCAAATATACTGTTTCTATACAGGTCCTAATTAACATTTGTATTAAAAATTCCATATTTATCTCCACTTTCTACATTATTTCATAAACTTAAAGGTCTGTTAAACATATATTTATAACAATCTTCTTCTTTAAAACCACATTTGAAATATAATTTTTCAGCATACTTTGTCCAAAGAAATTTACTTGTATCTTTTATGGTTGGATAATTATTTATAAATTCAATTAGCTTTTTTCCCAATCCCCTTCTTCTATACTCTTCATCAATAAAAACTTCGTTTTAATTACTGCTTTTTTAAACACTATAAGATACGTTCTTTAATATATATTTCCATATTGCAAGAGCAGAATTCTTCTTACCATCTACCCTATCCAAAACTTTTTTCAACTCCTTTATACTTTCTTTATAAGAAGGATTTTTCTCTACAGTTTTTACTGCAGATTGTATGTTATTTGCATTCCATTTGTGTATGGGAATTCTTATTGCTCCACCTCTAGCTTCTACATTATCAAGATTTATCTGCTGCTCTGGCTGTATGGCAAATCCAACAATGGGTGTTCCACTTGCAATGGCAGTTTGTATTGTACCCTGTCCACCATGAGATATAACTACATCTGCAAGCGAATTAACTAGGGGCGCTGGTACAAATGCATCTGTTATATAAATATTTGAGCTATCTTTTGCACAGGCAATTGCTTCATCAATTGGACATACTGCCTTAGGAGCTAAAATTACTGCACTCCATTTTTTGCCTATACCTTGAGTTAACGCCTTTATAGCCTCAAACAGGTACTCCTTTTTTCCTGAACTTCCAAGAGTACAAAAAATTTTTAAATTCTTGTTATCAGAGTTAAAAACTTTTAAAATATTTTCATCTACTACTCTATCATTTAAAGAAGATGCATACAATGGTCCTACAATTTTAAAAGTATCTGGTAGCATGATACCTTTATAAAATTCCTCAAAGTCATTTACAATTGTAAAGTCAGCTCTTAGCATATCAAATAAATTATTTATAGGTTGTCCTCTATAATTAAATTTTCTAAAAGCTTCTCTAATATTAGTTTGCACAAATGATGGATTTTTTAGCATTAAAGATTTTGGTATAGATTTTATTATTTTTTTACGAAGCTTTAATGGCAGATAGGTTAGAGGCTTAACCATGTCTGGAATATCTTTCATCAATTTATTAAGAGTGTCTTCATGTAAAGGTATGGGAAGATAGCAAATACCAGGCACCGGTTTATTAATCATTCTACGTGCAATACCTGCTATTGGGTAAAAGCCATGTATAACTACATCAGGCTTTAATTCATTAAGTGCATCAATTTCTCCCTTAATCAATTCAAAAGCAAGTTTTTTATCACCAATTAAATTAAAACTAGTAGGTTTAAAATCCTGATGAAATCCTATTCCAGGAAGTTTAGGATTACACTTATAAATTTTAAATCCATTAGAAATTACTTTTTCTTCAAACCTACTCCCTGTAGATAAAAAAACTATGTCTACTTCATAGTTCTCAGGACAAAATTTTCTAATTCCATCTGCTATCTCCAGAGCACGCGTTGCTTCTCCAGCATCTGAAAGTATAACTGAAAAAGCAATAGTTAAGTGCTTTTTCATGCTTATATAGCTCCTTTCAATATAATCTTCCACTTGATAAAACTTTAAATTTACCTCTGCAATTTTTTACTATATATGAATAAATCATTATATTATACTATAGAAAAACTTAGGAGGATTTATATATGAACTGTACTGATAAAAAATGCGTTATTATAATTGATAGAGAATTGCCCTTAGGGTTAATTGCCAATACTTCAGCTATCTTAGGTTGTACCTTAGGTAAATCTATAGGAAGTATTGTTGGTGAAGATGTTTCTGATATCGACAACTTTCCACATAAGGGAATTGTTAAAATACCAATACCAATACTATCATCAACCAAAAATAAAATAAGAGATTTCTATAATAGAGTAAAAGAAAAATACAGCAAAGAAATAACCATAATTGACTTTAATGACGTAGCTCAAAAATGCAAAATATATGATGATTACATACAAAAATTATCTTGCACTGATTCATCAGAATTAAACTATCTTGGAATTTGTTTATACGGCAGTAAAAAAACAATTACAAGCTTAACCGGAAGTTTACCAACATTAAAATAGAAAATTTCATTAATAATAACTGCAGCACTTGTGGGCTGCAGTTATTGTTTATACATACCTGGTGTAACTCCTGTATAATCTTTAAAATATTTTATAAAATGACTTTGATCATAAAATCCAGATTCCAACGCTGCATCCGTAAAATTTCTATTTTTTCTTATAAGCCTTTTGGCATAATTTATCCTTAAATTAGTTATATACTTGTGTGGTGATATTCCATAACAATTCTCAAATTGTCTAACTATGCAGTATTTACTCATATGTGATATTTCAGCTAAATCTTTCAGAGTTAAATTATTTAGATAATTTTTATCTATGTATTTTTTAATTTTTTCTAATTCAGCTAAATTGGGAACTTTAACGGCTTGCTTATTCCAATTTTTGTCCCTGTTATATTCTAAAAAGGAAATATAATTTATAAGTTTAGTCTCATTTTCAATATTCATTATGTTATTTTCAATGTTTGCAAATAATTTATAAGCATCTTTAAATGCAATTTTGTTTAATTTTATATATGAAAATTTTATATCCAATTTATCTCTATTAAATACAGTTTTAAACCAATCTTCATTTATATAAATCATTCTAAAATTCCAATTTTTATAGCTA
The genomic region above belongs to Clostridium sp. AWRP and contains:
- a CDS encoding response regulator, whose amino-acid sequence is MNKVIILDDMIYVRYRVRRVLEDAGIGVYECGNSFEFFNRLYDKKEEINLIILEVGLSTEDGFEVLKKIKAKKLNIPVMILTKLNSREAFIKGIKEGTSEYILKPFNSKNLVKRITKLIKSTRNSDRPEEIVYLNFQEYIARQIEKCGAQNKKLSIIMVSLIKKYYTEQDEKIEVKDSYLILLDLVYEKLRSLFKVPDLFEKYGLSTFISVVPDCNYRKIVSIVHEMEHIYNKIKIMNEKYREYDLKCSYVIFPDDGTNKKYLMDKLNIKMKMKINKEK
- a CDS encoding SDR family oxidoreductase, which gives rise to MENLGGKVAIVTGASRGIGRSVAVNLAKCGANVVINYKKDEKGAYQTLDMVKQAGSVGMVVQGDVSLYSNAERMVQGTLSKMGRVDILVNNAGISKIGLFIDMKEDEWNSIIDVNLKGVLNCTHSVLKHMISKKSGSIINISSMWGNVGAACESIYSASKGAINLFTKSIAKEMAPSNIRVNAVAPGVIDTEMNSWLKEDEKKNLMEDIPMGKFGQCEDIAKTVCFLAGDSSAYITGQIITVDGGMI
- a CDS encoding HD-GYP domain-containing protein, which translates into the protein MLSKKKLVRISELKPGMISASDITFENKMLLAKDIAITESAIEKLKQNIIVDEVEIYVEDTSEDPLTAKIETVEELENTFNEFSYNLENIFDTISNLKAPEIKEVRTFSEKIQEEFNSTGLVIKNIVFHGSGNDTIYRHSVNVAAVSFILGKWLGFSKRDINLLTYSAVLHDFGKIKISKDIINKEGNLTPEEYKVFKTHPAIGYNFVKEIPYLDSSVSYGVLMHHERMDGSGYPLGIKEDKIHKFARVIAIADLFDDLSSNRYCKELSGPFEALEIIQQQSLGKLDCQYCTMFLNHIVNYYMGENVLLNNEQCCKVIQVNMNDLKNPLLLDDSGFLDLKKEKDLYVKKLVI
- a CDS encoding methyl-accepting chemotaxis protein, with product MLKKLHLNISKLSFGKEKKFNLSFFNSVGVKIVCEIGILIIFICSILGLTSYYSAYRAMEDSIKSSLESRAVESSKLIDATLKQDVKAIEELASNDIIKSMNTSMQISLLKMRAKQLGYVNLNVMDSSGMIYMQTGEKTRANLEDTKNYYLKNALSGKISISDPVMNTDGQQIMAVAVPIKDSYEKIVGVLFSNVSMESLNKLVQNEKLGKSGYCFIINKEGVKVAHKDLKLVLNKDNTIEDEKKDHSLNELAILERNMIMGKSGSGYYKKDNEDMFMAYAPIADSNWSLGLTIDKSEIFSEVNMLKYKIIMITVLFIMIGFFIGLFIAGTIKKPLHKIRKYALELSKFNLNYRIQIDKRDEFGDTASALNYAMNEIEYIIEQVKLKSGEALEAADNVNKMFEKSHSEIKLVSDESSQICSNMQENLSSIEEVNQKISNVKYEIKNSAKEANQGLDLAKNIRERALNIKKNTESSKHDFENYYTQYSDELRDALENVKVVKNISIMAEEIKTISNRTNILALNANIEAARAGEYGMGFMVVAEEVRKLAMQSSDMVGNIQLNVKNALKSVEKLALSAESILKILEENILSDYRKMVDISKDYEKDGLRFESVLKKFCGLMENIDESFLVITKIMCIIVDSSNNGTKASADISENIDEIANENRAISLYTMRNASGSEELLHILSKFNV
- a CDS encoding ACT domain-containing protein yields the protein MKSFITVLGEDKTGIIYKVTSVLFENNINILDINQTLIEGYFTMVMLVDLSKMKTDFVELKNDLENKAKEIGVVIKLQREDIFTSMHQI
- a CDS encoding PFL family protein; translated protein: MINTKDIMETINMIDKENLDIRTITMGISLLDCIDSDGKKARTKIYDKITKQAENLVKTAKEIETEYGIPIIHKRVSVTPISLIAQASSDKSYVEYAKILDKATQTLGIDFIGGFSALVHKGYTKGDKILIESIPESLAVTEKVCSSVNVGTTKAGINMDAVKDMGRIVKETAYLTRENESIGCAKLVIFSNAVEDNPFMAGAFHGVGEADSIINVGVSGPGVVKCALEEVKGQNFNVVAETIKKTAFKITRMGQLVAGEASKILHVPFGIVDLSLAPTPAVGDSVARVLEEMGLESCGCPGTTAALALLNDAVKKGGIMAASQVGGLSGAFIPVSEDEGMISAVNSGALNLEKLEAMTCVCSVGLDMIGIPGDTPESTISAIIADESAIGMINNKTTAVRVIPVYGKNIGDEANFGGLLGKAPIMPVSKFSSENFIARGGRIPAPIHSFKN
- a CDS encoding SH3 domain-containing protein, with protein sequence MNTSKKLIFAFFMSASLMNSKGLVSTVYAADVPNMSSSAYTAVGNIFAKSGYTGQCTWFTYGRVLEKLGIALPSQFYGNAVDWWYANASSNVYPYGLEPKANSIIVWGGGPHGYGHVGFVEEVSGNTVYFNEGNFNIRGNYDGSEKTLSKEAIKNRGNLYLKGYIYVGDGRKSIPANNPSPSSHSNSNSTPVTNISKTGIVNISNSSSTLNVRNGAATSFSVIGGLKKGQSVSIVGSVGSWYKIKYNSSYGYVSSSFINASSQSSTSSHPSSNSEAQYLSPASAKSGYVKLNDSGSSLNLRTSPGGSVIGSLANGTAVNILGTSGSWYKVTANGKSGYVSSSYISNSQSIVTTAAKVQSTTLKTGTVTLSNKSSVLNLRNNPWTGRIISTLSSGTKVTITGTDGRWYKVTVGSLTGYVHSDYIK